CACGTGGGCGATGGGCCTCACGCAGCAGAAGAAGGCCGTCGCCACCATCAGGGAGATCGTCAACCTCCTGCTGCTCCGCGGCAACATCGGCAAGCCGGGCGCGGGCGCCTCGCCCATCCGCGGCCACAGCAACGTGCAGGGCGACCGAACGATGGGCATCTGGGAGCGGATGCCAGAGCGGTTCCTCTCGGCGCTCGAGCAGGAGTTCCGCTTCCCGGTGCCGCGTCGGCACGGTGCCGACGCCCTGCAGACGGTCCACGGACTGCGCGACGGCGAGATCGAGGTGTTCTTCGCGATGGGCGGCAACTTCGTGGGCGCCATCTCCGACACCGCGGTCGCGGAGGCGGCGATGCGCGGCGCGAAGCTCACGGTGCAGGTGTCGACCAAGCTCAATCGCTCGCACGTCGTGACGGGCGAGGAGGCGCTCATCCTGCCGACGCTGGGTCGCACCGAGATCGACCTCCAGCAGGGGCATCCGCAATTCGTGTCCGTTGAAGACAGCGTGTGCGCCGTGCATGCGAGCCACGGCGCGCTACCGCCGGTCGCGCCGGGCCTGCTGTCGGAGATCGCGATCGTCTGCCGGCTGGCGTCGGCGACGCTCGGCGACCGGCACGAGATCCCGTGGCGGGAGTTCGAGGCCGACTACGACCTGATCCGCGATCGCATCTCGCGAGTCGTGCCGGGTTTCGAGTCGTTCAACGCCGACGTGCGGCGCAAGGACGGATTCATCCTCCCGAACGGCCCGCGCGACGAGCGCCGGTTCGACACCCCGGCGGGCAAGGCGATCATCACGGTCAACGAGCTCGAGCACCTCGAGCGGCCGCCGGGCCGGCTGATCCTGCAGACGCTCCGATCGCACGACCAGTTCAACACGACGATCTACAGCCTCAACGACCGGTACCGCGGCATCAAGAAGGGCCGCGACGTCGTCTTCGTCAACCCCGACGACCTGGCCGAGCTCGGGCTCCACGACGGACAGCGCGTCGACGTGGTCAGCGAGTGGCCGGGCCAGCCCGACCGGGTGCTGCCCAACCAGCGCATCGTCGCGTACCCGACGGCGCGGGGGTGCGCGGCGGCGTACTACCCCGAGGCGAACGTGCTCGTGCCGCTCGAGAGCGCCGCGGAGGAGAGCAACACACCGGTTTCGAAGGCGGTGAT
The Agromyces albus DNA segment above includes these coding regions:
- a CDS encoding FdhF/YdeP family oxidoreductase, with amino-acid sequence MTDPTIEPTDPPSPYPDLEVHPAKQWAVGVPGILHSMEPALAKMGPARTARLALAINQKDGFDCMSCAWPDPGHRNVLEFCENGMKATTWEATPITVPRSFWAEHPISSLADKGEYWLGRQGRLTEPVVKRAGSDHYEPISWHEAFRLIAERLKALDSPDRAAFYTSGRTSNEAAFLYQVFVRAFGTNNLPDCSNMCHESTGTALTATIGIGKSTVAYDDFAKADLVIVMGQNPGTNHPRMLTALEETKRNGGRVVSVNVLPEAGLIRYKNPQKVRGILGKGTEIADRFLQIRAGGDMALLQAVSQRVLAAEDAAPGTVLDHDFLAAHTVGLDEFRIHLAGLDEGAVLAATGLASQEIDDLAGEYLAADRVIITWAMGLTQQKKAVATIREIVNLLLLRGNIGKPGAGASPIRGHSNVQGDRTMGIWERMPERFLSALEQEFRFPVPRRHGADALQTVHGLRDGEIEVFFAMGGNFVGAISDTAVAEAAMRGAKLTVQVSTKLNRSHVVTGEEALILPTLGRTEIDLQQGHPQFVSVEDSVCAVHASHGALPPVAPGLLSEIAIVCRLASATLGDRHEIPWREFEADYDLIRDRISRVVPGFESFNADVRRKDGFILPNGPRDERRFDTPAGKAIITVNELEHLERPPGRLILQTLRSHDQFNTTIYSLNDRYRGIKKGRDVVFVNPDDLAELGLHDGQRVDVVSEWPGQPDRVLPNQRIVAYPTARGCAAAYYPEANVLVPLESAAEESNTPVSKAVIVRLEVGHVRSPRS